In the Flagellimonas sp. MMG031 genome, one interval contains:
- the coaBC gene encoding bifunctional phosphopantothenoylcysteine decarboxylase/phosphopantothenate--cysteine ligase CoaBC, whose amino-acid sequence MLSGKNILLGISGGIAAYKTTFLVRLLIKAGAQVKVVMTQSASSFVSPLTLSTLSKNPVLMDFVNEEDGSLSWNNHVELGLWADLMLIAPATANTLSKMANGTCDNLLLATYLSAKCPVFVAPAMDLDMYKHPSTKASLEKLESFGNRIIPAESGELASGLQGEGRMAEPENIITYIVSDLAKGLLLTGKKVLITAGPTHEAIDPVRFLGNKSTGTMGFELAKHAANLGAKVVLVSGPTHLNLDHTSIELVRVTSAQEMYDACHKYYADSDVTICAAAVADYRPATVATEKIKKKEGEMSIQLERTPDILKSLGTAKKNQFLVGFALETENELENAKGKLQRKHLDGIVLNSLKDDGAGFGGTTNKITFIDKNLEIKTFDLKTKSEVASDIWEEIISRIHA is encoded by the coding sequence ATGCTTAGCGGTAAAAACATCCTTTTGGGAATTTCCGGGGGAATTGCCGCGTACAAGACCACATTTCTGGTACGGTTACTGATTAAAGCTGGTGCACAGGTCAAAGTTGTAATGACCCAGAGCGCCAGCTCTTTTGTTTCTCCACTTACCCTTTCTACCCTCTCCAAAAATCCAGTGTTGATGGATTTTGTGAACGAAGAGGATGGAAGCCTATCTTGGAACAATCATGTGGAATTGGGACTTTGGGCAGACTTGATGCTGATTGCCCCGGCAACCGCAAATACCTTGTCCAAAATGGCCAACGGAACCTGCGACAATTTGCTGTTGGCCACGTATTTGTCCGCAAAATGTCCCGTATTTGTGGCTCCTGCCATGGATTTGGATATGTACAAGCATCCGTCCACCAAAGCGTCTTTGGAAAAGCTGGAATCCTTCGGAAACCGAATAATTCCTGCCGAATCTGGCGAATTGGCCAGTGGACTTCAAGGAGAAGGGCGTATGGCAGAACCAGAAAACATCATTACATATATTGTATCGGATTTGGCGAAGGGCTTGCTGTTAACGGGCAAAAAGGTACTCATTACCGCCGGCCCAACGCATGAAGCCATTGATCCCGTCCGTTTTCTTGGCAATAAATCAACCGGTACCATGGGCTTTGAACTGGCCAAACACGCCGCCAATTTAGGGGCAAAAGTAGTATTGGTCTCTGGCCCAACACACTTGAACTTGGACCATACTTCCATAGAATTGGTTCGAGTTACCTCTGCCCAAGAAATGTATGATGCTTGCCACAAATACTATGCTGATTCGGATGTGACCATTTGTGCTGCTGCCGTAGCCGATTACCGACCAGCCACTGTTGCCACCGAAAAAATCAAAAAGAAGGAAGGTGAGATGTCCATCCAGCTGGAACGCACCCCCGATATCCTAAAATCTTTGGGAACGGCAAAAAAGAACCAATTTTTGGTCGGCTTTGCTCTGGAAACAGAAAACGAGCTTGAGAATGCCAAAGGCAAGCTCCAGCGTAAGCACTTGGATGGCATTGTGCTCAATTCTTTAAAGGATGATGGGGCCGGATTTGGTGGAACCACGAATAAAATCACTTTTATAGACAAGAATTTGGAGATAAAAACGTTTGATTTGAAAACGAAGTCCGAAGTAGCCTCGGACATTTGGGAAGAAATCATCTCCAGGATCCATGCGTAG
- a CDS encoding 5'-nucleotidase yields the protein MACKHETGTLSEIEGKQIPIDTTLAITDSIASYIAPYKNRIDQVLDSTLAYAPKPLLLNDGERTSSMGNLMADIVLEQAAPIFNARSGQTLDFVVLNAGGVRSIISEGNVSARNAYEVMPFENYIDVVELNGSATRELINFVAKASRRHPVAGIEIVTNADGSLESVNIGGQPFDEGRNYYVASTDYLINGGPSVGFFNEFESRTQTDYLLRNAIIDYLKKVDTLEAVADDRIKQLK from the coding sequence ATGGCCTGCAAGCACGAAACAGGCACCCTTTCCGAAATTGAAGGCAAGCAAATCCCAATCGACACTACCCTTGCCATCACCGATTCCATTGCCAGCTATATAGCACCCTACAAAAATCGAATTGACCAGGTTTTGGACAGCACCTTGGCCTATGCCCCAAAACCGTTGTTGCTCAACGATGGAGAGCGCACCTCATCCATGGGCAACCTGATGGCAGATATTGTTTTGGAACAAGCTGCGCCCATTTTCAATGCACGGTCCGGGCAAACCCTGGACTTTGTGGTCCTAAACGCAGGCGGGGTCCGGTCCATAATTTCCGAAGGAAATGTGTCCGCCCGAAACGCCTACGAAGTGATGCCCTTTGAAAATTATATTGATGTGGTCGAGCTCAACGGGTCGGCGACTCGCGAACTTATCAACTTTGTGGCGAAGGCCTCCCGGCGACATCCTGTGGCGGGGATTGAAATTGTAACCAATGCCGATGGCTCTTTGGAATCCGTGAACATTGGTGGACAACCTTTTGATGAAGGACGGAATTACTACGTGGCCTCTACCGATTACTTGATCAATGGAGGGCCTAGCGTTGGTTTTTTCAATGAATTTGAATCCAGAACCCAGACCGATTATTTGCTGCGCAACGCCATTATCGACTACTTGAAGAAAGTGGATACCTTGGAAGCCGTGGCCGATGACCGAATCAAACAACTGAAGTAG
- a CDS encoding DNA-directed RNA polymerase subunit omega has translation MQDLKSTKAPVSTVTLNRNEFDEKTGNIYEAISIAAKRAIQINSEIKKELLEKLEEFATYSDSLEEVFENKEQIEVSKFYEKLPKPHALAVQEWLEDKIYHRNTEKDS, from the coding sequence ATGCAAGATTTGAAAAGCACCAAGGCGCCGGTATCCACAGTTACGCTCAACAGAAACGAGTTTGACGAAAAGACCGGAAACATTTATGAAGCCATTTCCATAGCGGCCAAGAGAGCTATCCAAATCAACTCCGAGATCAAAAAGGAGTTGTTGGAAAAGTTGGAAGAGTTCGCTACCTATAGCGATAGCTTGGAAGAGGTTTTTGAGAACAAGGAGCAAATCGAAGTATCCAAGTTCTACGAAAAGCTACCAAAACCACATGCCCTTGCGGTACAGGAGTGGTTGGAAGATAAAATCTACCACAGGAATACAGAGAAAGACTCCTAG
- a CDS encoding DUF4835 family protein, whose translation MRSILFFIALLFTALAGSAQELNCQVTVNSDQVGQTNQQIFRTLERSLNDFVNKTKWTNRVYKENERVNARMFITVTQYESDRFEANIQIQSTRPVFGTSYESPVFNYKDNAFNFQYQEFEPLVYNPNSFDSNLVGVISYYVYMILGLDADTFSLEGGNDYYRLAQNIVTQAQSSSFGGWSQETGDRSRFELVDNLLNNAFREYRIAMYNYHRKGLDILADNNSTGKQIIAGSLRLFEPLISRRPNAFLIQTFFDAKSEEIQNIFSDGPKVDIVKLKETLNKVAPFYSGTWNEINY comes from the coding sequence ATGCGTAGCATACTTTTTTTTATTGCCCTGCTCTTTACAGCCCTTGCCGGTAGTGCGCAGGAATTGAACTGTCAGGTTACCGTGAACTCCGATCAGGTAGGGCAGACCAATCAACAAATTTTCAGGACATTGGAGCGTTCGCTCAATGATTTTGTGAACAAGACCAAATGGACCAATCGTGTTTACAAGGAAAATGAAAGGGTAAATGCCCGTATGTTCATAACGGTGACCCAATACGAGTCAGACCGTTTTGAAGCGAACATCCAAATCCAGTCCACGCGCCCCGTTTTTGGAACAAGCTACGAGAGCCCAGTGTTCAATTATAAGGACAACGCCTTTAACTTTCAATATCAGGAATTTGAACCATTGGTATACAATCCCAATTCGTTCGATTCCAATTTGGTCGGTGTCATATCCTATTATGTGTATATGATCTTGGGACTGGACGCCGATACCTTTTCTTTGGAGGGCGGAAATGATTACTACCGACTGGCACAGAACATCGTTACGCAGGCCCAAAGCTCCAGTTTTGGTGGTTGGAGCCAAGAGACCGGCGACCGTAGCCGCTTTGAGTTGGTGGACAACCTGCTCAACAACGCGTTCCGGGAGTATCGTATTGCCATGTACAATTACCACAGAAAAGGACTTGATATTCTGGCGGATAACAATAGTACCGGAAAACAAATTATCGCTGGAAGCCTTCGCTTATTCGAGCCCCTTATCAGCAGACGGCCCAATGCCTTTTTGATACAGACTTTTTTCGATGCCAAATCAGAGGAAATCCAGAACATTTTTTCCGATGGACCCAAAGTGGACATTGTGAAACTTAAGGAAACCTTGAACAAAGTGGCCCCATTCTATTCTGGCACCTGGAATGAAATAAATTACTAG
- a CDS encoding SDR family oxidoreductase: MAYNLLKGKKGIIFGALDPNSIAWKTAERVHEEGGTFVLTNAPIAMRMGKINELAEKTGSEIIPADATSEEDLKNLVEKSMEILGGKLDFVLHSIGMSVNVRKGRAYTDENYDFTAKGWDVSALSFHKVMQSLYKAEAMNEWGSIVALTYMAAQRTFPDYNDMADNKAYLESVARSFGYFFGKEHKVRVNTISQSPTPTTAGQGVKGFDGFINYAEKMSPLGNATADDCANYTVSLFSDLTKKVTMQNLFHDGGFSNTGVSQEIIDEFSE, translated from the coding sequence ATGGCATACAATCTTTTAAAAGGTAAAAAAGGAATCATTTTTGGCGCGTTGGACCCAAACTCCATCGCTTGGAAAACCGCAGAACGCGTTCATGAGGAGGGAGGCACCTTTGTGCTTACCAATGCCCCCATCGCCATGCGTATGGGAAAAATCAATGAACTGGCGGAAAAGACCGGCTCAGAAATCATTCCTGCAGATGCCACTAGCGAAGAGGATTTGAAGAACTTAGTTGAGAAGTCCATGGAAATTTTGGGCGGAAAGCTGGATTTTGTGCTTCACTCCATTGGAATGTCCGTAAATGTGAGGAAAGGAAGGGCCTACACGGATGAAAACTACGATTTTACGGCCAAGGGATGGGATGTATCCGCGCTTTCTTTTCATAAGGTAATGCAGTCCCTGTACAAAGCCGAGGCCATGAATGAGTGGGGGAGTATTGTTGCCTTGACTTACATGGCGGCACAACGAACCTTTCCCGATTACAATGATATGGCCGATAATAAAGCCTATTTGGAGTCCGTAGCCAGAAGTTTTGGTTACTTCTTCGGAAAAGAGCATAAAGTTAGGGTGAATACCATTTCCCAATCACCAACACCGACCACAGCGGGACAAGGCGTGAAAGGTTTTGACGGCTTCATCAACTATGCGGAAAAAATGTCACCTCTAGGCAATGCTACCGCTGATGACTGTGCCAATTACACTGTTTCACTTTTCTCCGATTTGACCAAAAAGGTGACTATGCAGAACCTTTTTCATGATGGTGGTTTCTCCAATACGGGTGTGAGCCAAGAGATTATCGATGAATTTTCGGAATAA
- the dapA gene encoding 4-hydroxy-tetrahydrodipicolinate synthase, whose translation MEQLIGTGVALVTPFKADLSVDVQALERVVEHNIQGGVDYLVVLGTTAESATLSQAEKQLVVDVVVRTNAGRLPLVLGVGGNNTMAVAHELQTLDLSDFDAILSVSPYYNKPTQEGIYQHFKVVAEASPLPIILYNVPSRTGSNMLPETTLRLAYEFSKIVGIKEACGDMVQIDNIIKNKPEEFMVISGDDATALPTVLAGGAGVISVLGQGLPGLFSDMIRLGLEGQVKEAYAIHHKLSSLMQLIFEEGNPAGIKSIFESLGVSTAAVRLPLVEASPTLKEKISVWLKSLDKAQV comes from the coding sequence ATGGAACAATTGATCGGAACTGGAGTAGCTTTGGTAACTCCATTTAAAGCTGATTTATCGGTTGATGTGCAGGCATTGGAACGTGTAGTGGAGCACAATATCCAAGGCGGTGTGGATTATTTGGTGGTGCTCGGCACCACGGCAGAATCCGCAACACTCTCCCAAGCGGAAAAACAATTGGTGGTGGACGTGGTCGTGAGGACGAATGCGGGCAGACTACCTTTGGTGCTCGGCGTTGGTGGCAACAACACCATGGCGGTGGCCCACGAACTACAAACCCTGGACCTTTCCGATTTCGACGCCATTCTTTCCGTTTCGCCCTATTACAACAAACCAACGCAGGAAGGCATCTACCAGCATTTTAAGGTGGTGGCGGAAGCTTCGCCACTTCCCATTATCCTGTACAATGTTCCTTCCCGCACAGGCAGCAATATGTTGCCCGAAACCACCTTGCGACTGGCCTACGAGTTTTCAAAAATTGTAGGGATCAAGGAAGCTTGCGGGGATATGGTACAAATAGACAATATCATCAAAAACAAACCAGAGGAATTTATGGTCATTTCCGGGGATGATGCCACGGCATTGCCTACCGTATTGGCCGGTGGGGCAGGGGTAATTTCCGTTTTGGGACAGGGATTGCCTGGACTCTTTTCCGATATGATCCGATTGGGATTGGAAGGTCAGGTGAAAGAAGCCTACGCCATTCACCACAAACTTTCCTCTTTGATGCAACTCATTTTTGAAGAGGGCAACCCAGCGGGAATCAAAAGTATTTTTGAAAGTTTGGGTGTGTCCACAGCCGCAGTTCGCTTGCCTTTAGTGGAAGCTAGCCCTACCTTAAAGGAAAAAATCAGTGTTTGGTTGAAGTCCTTGGACAAGGCTCAAGTGTAA
- a CDS encoding metallophosphatase codes for MKRRDFITHTSAASALIGLGGLGLNSCSSLGRKQITILHTNDVHSHIDAFPATHSRHPNMGGVARRATLVEQIRNENPNTLLFDAGDIFQGTPYFNFYGGELEFTLMSKLKYDAATIGNHDFDNGIDGLLAQMPHASFELLSANYDFSNTVMDGYVKPYKIYMVDGIKIGVYGLGIELDGLVTKKLYKETQYLNPYEIALDMERQLKEEEQCDLIVCLSHLGYDYKEPNRPCDTKLAQQTYHTDLIIGGHTHTFLDKPDVRINQNGNSVLVNQVGCYGINVGRIDFFFDTDKKASAKGVSISV; via the coding sequence ATGAAAAGAAGGGATTTTATCACTCACACCTCCGCAGCTTCCGCCCTCATCGGCTTGGGCGGACTTGGCTTGAACTCTTGCTCCTCTTTGGGAAGAAAGCAAATCACCATTCTGCATACTAATGATGTGCACAGCCATATTGATGCCTTTCCGGCTACGCATTCGCGACACCCCAATATGGGCGGGGTTGCCCGAAGGGCTACTCTAGTGGAGCAGATTCGTAACGAAAACCCGAACACGCTACTTTTTGATGCCGGGGATATTTTTCAGGGTACGCCTTATTTCAATTTTTATGGCGGGGAGTTGGAATTTACCTTGATGAGCAAGCTAAAATACGACGCTGCTACCATTGGTAACCACGACTTTGACAACGGTATCGATGGACTCTTGGCACAAATGCCACACGCCTCTTTTGAACTGCTCTCTGCCAACTACGATTTTTCCAATACCGTCATGGATGGCTACGTAAAGCCATACAAAATATATATGGTCGATGGAATTAAAATCGGGGTGTACGGGCTTGGCATTGAACTCGACGGACTAGTGACGAAAAAACTCTACAAAGAGACCCAGTACCTCAACCCCTATGAGATTGCCCTCGATATGGAGCGACAACTCAAAGAAGAAGAGCAATGTGATTTGATCGTTTGCCTTTCGCATTTGGGTTATGATTACAAAGAACCCAATAGGCCCTGCGACACTAAGTTGGCACAACAGACTTACCACACCGACCTCATCATTGGCGGACACACCCATACTTTTTTGGATAAACCCGATGTACGCATCAACCAAAATGGAAATTCAGTGCTAGTTAACCAAGTGGGTTGCTACGGGATCAACGTAGGTCGTATCGATTTCTTTTTTGATACGGATAAGAAAGCTTCGGCGAAGGGTGTGAGTATTTCGGTTTAG
- the ligA gene encoding NAD-dependent DNA ligase LigA yields MNIQDKINALREELREHNYKYYVLDQPSISDYEFDMKLKELQKLEAAHPEFKDPTSPTLRVGGMVTKHFETVAHKHRMYSLDNSYSKEDLEDWEKRIQRILGDAAVEFTCELKYDGASISLTYEDGQLVRAVTRGDGFQGDDVTNNIKTIKSVPLQLKGDYPPKFDIRGEIILTLEGFAKMNAERVEAGEDPYMNPRNTASGSLKLQDSALVAQRPLECLLYSIAGENLGISSQFEVLEKARSWGFKVPTVAKLCKSTEEVMQFADYWEVHRHDLPYETDGVVVKVNSIQHQEELGYTAKSPRWAMAYKFKAEQATTVLNQITYQVGRTGAITPVANLEPVLLAGTTVKRASLHNADQIAKLDVREGDTVFVEKGGEIIPKITKVDFTKRDKDSQPTKYIENCPECGTELIRKEGEAQHFCPNDIGCPPQITGRIQHFISRKAMDIEGLGGETVELLFKEGLIANYADLYTLTKEQILPLERMADKSAENLVNGVQASKTIPFERVLFALGIRYVGETVAKKLAKAFKNIDALMTATQEQLVAVDEIGERIAESVVGFFSEPANVQLIDRLKSYGLQFSLSEEQLENQTELLKGQTFVVSGVFETISRNDLKKLIEDNGGKVASSISSKTTFLVAGDNMGPSKKTKAESLGVPIISEQEFLQKLDA; encoded by the coding sequence ATGAACATCCAAGACAAAATAAATGCCCTGCGAGAAGAGCTACGGGAGCACAACTACAAATATTACGTGCTCGACCAACCTTCCATTTCCGATTACGAGTTCGACATGAAGCTCAAAGAGCTTCAAAAGCTGGAGGCGGCGCACCCTGAATTTAAGGACCCGACTTCGCCCACTTTGAGGGTAGGGGGCATGGTCACCAAACATTTTGAAACCGTGGCCCATAAGCACCGGATGTATTCGTTGGACAATTCCTATTCCAAAGAGGATTTAGAGGATTGGGAAAAGCGCATACAGCGGATTTTGGGCGATGCAGCAGTAGAGTTTACCTGTGAATTAAAATATGATGGCGCTTCCATAAGTCTGACCTATGAAGACGGTCAATTGGTAAGGGCGGTTACCCGCGGGGATGGTTTTCAGGGGGATGACGTGACCAACAACATCAAAACCATAAAATCCGTTCCCTTGCAATTGAAGGGCGACTACCCTCCAAAATTCGATATACGGGGAGAAATCATTCTAACGCTCGAAGGCTTTGCCAAAATGAACGCAGAACGCGTGGAAGCAGGTGAGGACCCTTACATGAATCCAAGGAACACGGCATCAGGCAGTTTAAAACTTCAGGATAGTGCCCTAGTGGCCCAACGCCCGTTGGAATGTTTGTTGTACAGCATAGCTGGGGAAAATTTGGGCATTAGCTCCCAATTTGAAGTGTTGGAAAAAGCGCGCTCTTGGGGATTCAAGGTACCTACGGTGGCCAAACTATGCAAATCCACCGAAGAAGTGATGCAATTTGCAGACTATTGGGAAGTGCACCGTCACGATTTGCCTTACGAAACCGATGGTGTGGTGGTGAAAGTGAATAGTATTCAGCACCAAGAAGAGTTGGGTTACACCGCGAAATCCCCACGCTGGGCCATGGCCTATAAATTTAAGGCGGAGCAAGCCACAACGGTATTGAACCAAATCACCTATCAAGTGGGGCGTACGGGAGCCATTACCCCCGTGGCCAATTTGGAGCCTGTTTTACTGGCAGGAACCACTGTGAAAAGGGCCTCATTACACAATGCCGACCAAATCGCCAAGTTGGATGTACGCGAGGGGGATACCGTTTTTGTGGAAAAAGGAGGAGAAATCATCCCAAAAATAACCAAGGTTGATTTTACGAAACGAGATAAGGACTCTCAACCCACGAAATACATTGAAAACTGCCCTGAATGCGGTACGGAACTGATACGAAAGGAGGGCGAAGCACAACATTTTTGCCCCAATGATATCGGTTGTCCACCACAGATTACGGGCCGAATCCAGCACTTTATTTCCAGAAAGGCGATGGATATTGAAGGGTTGGGCGGTGAAACGGTAGAATTATTGTTCAAAGAAGGACTCATTGCCAACTACGCCGACCTGTACACCTTGACCAAGGAGCAAATTCTGCCCTTGGAACGTATGGCTGACAAATCCGCTGAAAACTTGGTAAACGGGGTGCAGGCCTCCAAAACCATTCCGTTTGAACGGGTCCTTTTTGCATTGGGGATTCGGTATGTGGGCGAAACCGTGGCCAAAAAGCTGGCCAAGGCTTTTAAAAATATCGACGCCTTGATGACCGCTACACAGGAACAGTTGGTAGCCGTGGATGAGATAGGGGAGCGCATTGCCGAAAGTGTGGTCGGGTTTTTCTCGGAGCCTGCCAATGTGCAATTGATAGACCGTTTAAAATCCTACGGATTGCAATTCTCACTCTCTGAGGAACAGTTGGAGAATCAAACTGAGTTGCTCAAAGGTCAGACTTTTGTGGTATCCGGAGTGTTTGAAACCATCAGCCGTAATGACCTAAAGAAATTGATTGAGGACAATGGTGGAAAAGTGGCCTCGTCCATATCCTCCAAAACCACTTTTTTGGTAGCGGGAGACAATATGGGCCCTAGTAAAAAGACCAAAGCAGAGTCCTTGGGTGTGCCCATTATTTCCGAGCAGGAATTTTTACAAAAACTGGACGCATGA
- the recN gene encoding DNA repair protein RecN — MLVNLSIQNYALIDDVRVAFPKGFTTITGETGAGKSILLGGLSLVLGKRADLSSLKNTEQKCVIEAEFEVSNYQLQSFFKENDLDYEDLTILRREILPSGKSRAFVNDSPVTLDVMRALGDQLVDVHSQHQTMQLTDNDFQMKVLDALAENSENLSGYAQELQKLRNVSRELQKLEEFQANADKEHDYNSFLLEELEAAKLKEGMQEALEEEYEQLSNVEQIMENLSAGHQLLNDEQLGIVGRLTEFKRAFQNLSDFGSDYKSLNDRIQSVLIETDDIASELERLKDGVEANPERLEVVNGQLQQLYDLQKKHHTDSVPELINIREELAQKVDAVANIESKIKAKRDEVASITKTVDAWAKKISEGRKAIIPKLKERLQLDLASLGMPSATFKIELNPSSTFKPYGKDDLVFLFSANKGSNYGELKKVASGGELSRIMLAIKSILAQYENLPTMMFDEIDTGVSGEISNRMGEIMQQMSSTMQVFSITHLPQVASKGQHQFKVYKEEAPGGTSTHIKQLTRDERVRELAEMLGGKSLSESALAHAKELLQ; from the coding sequence TTGCTAGTAAATTTATCCATTCAAAACTATGCATTGATTGATGATGTCCGCGTGGCATTCCCCAAAGGTTTTACGACCATTACAGGGGAAACCGGTGCGGGAAAATCCATTCTGTTGGGAGGACTTTCCTTGGTACTGGGCAAGCGGGCCGACCTGTCTTCCCTAAAAAATACGGAGCAGAAATGTGTCATAGAGGCAGAGTTCGAGGTGTCCAATTACCAACTCCAATCCTTTTTTAAAGAGAACGATTTGGATTATGAGGACCTCACCATTCTCCGAAGAGAAATCCTGCCCAGTGGTAAATCAAGGGCATTTGTGAACGATTCCCCTGTGACCTTGGATGTGATGCGCGCCTTGGGCGATCAGTTGGTAGATGTGCACTCCCAGCATCAAACGATGCAGTTGACCGACAATGATTTCCAGATGAAGGTACTGGATGCTTTGGCTGAGAACTCCGAAAATCTTTCCGGATACGCACAGGAGCTTCAAAAATTGAGAAATGTATCCAGGGAACTTCAAAAATTGGAGGAATTTCAGGCTAATGCGGATAAAGAACACGATTACAACAGTTTTTTGCTGGAAGAACTCGAAGCCGCAAAGCTCAAAGAGGGGATGCAGGAGGCCTTGGAAGAGGAATATGAGCAATTGAGCAACGTGGAGCAGATTATGGAAAACTTGTCTGCAGGGCATCAATTATTGAACGATGAACAATTGGGAATCGTGGGCAGGCTTACAGAATTTAAGCGGGCTTTCCAAAACCTTAGTGATTTTGGCTCGGACTATAAATCCTTGAATGACAGGATTCAATCTGTGTTGATAGAAACGGATGATATTGCCTCTGAATTGGAGCGTTTAAAGGATGGGGTAGAAGCCAACCCAGAACGGTTGGAGGTGGTAAACGGGCAATTGCAGCAATTGTACGACCTTCAGAAAAAACACCATACGGACTCTGTGCCCGAGTTGATTAACATACGGGAAGAATTGGCCCAAAAGGTGGATGCAGTGGCCAATATTGAGTCCAAAATCAAGGCCAAAAGGGACGAAGTGGCTTCCATCACAAAGACAGTGGATGCATGGGCCAAAAAAATCAGTGAGGGTAGAAAAGCTATCATTCCTAAACTGAAGGAACGATTGCAGCTCGACTTGGCTTCCCTTGGAATGCCTTCAGCGACCTTCAAAATTGAACTGAATCCGTCCAGCACCTTTAAACCTTATGGGAAGGATGATTTGGTATTTCTTTTCTCCGCGAACAAAGGGTCCAACTACGGCGAACTCAAGAAAGTGGCATCCGGAGGGGAGCTTTCCCGAATCATGTTGGCCATCAAGTCTATTTTGGCTCAGTATGAAAATCTTCCTACCATGATGTTTGACGAAATTGACACCGGAGTTTCTGGTGAGATTTCCAACCGAATGGGAGAAATCATGCAGCAGATGAGCAGCACAATGCAAGTGTTTTCCATAACGCATTTGCCACAAGTGGCCTCCAAAGGACAGCATCAGTTTAAAGTTTACAAAGAAGAGGCACCAGGAGGCACAAGCACCCACATCAAACAATTGACCCGAGACGAAAGGGTAAGGGAACTGGCGGAGATGTTGGGCGGAAAGAGCTTGTCGGAATCCGCTTTGGCACACGCCAAGGAGCTGTTGCAATAA
- the bamD gene encoding outer membrane protein assembly factor BamD has product MRSILLVCCALALFVSCSEYQKVLKETDVKAKYDMAEKLYNEGDYKRAVRLFEQIAPSYIGKPQGERVMFFFADSYFKNGDYYLSGYQFERFVKSYPRSDKIQEASFLGAKSYYHLSPRYSLDQTETDKALLKLQTFINNYSESEYFEEANAMARELTTKKEKKEIEIAKQFNKLGEFNLPVLISAITAFDNFITDNPGSVYREEALYYRIEATTRLAVNSTEDKKKERLEEALDSYNNLLRYFPETKFKQEADKLAETIQQELSAYTTSLSK; this is encoded by the coding sequence ATGAGGTCCATACTCCTAGTTTGTTGTGCGTTAGCGCTGTTCGTTTCCTGTAGCGAGTACCAAAAGGTGCTGAAGGAGACCGACGTAAAGGCCAAATATGATATGGCCGAGAAGTTGTACAACGAAGGGGATTACAAAAGAGCGGTTCGACTCTTTGAGCAAATAGCGCCCAGCTATATAGGAAAGCCCCAAGGAGAAAGGGTGATGTTCTTTTTTGCGGACAGTTATTTCAAAAATGGAGATTACTATTTGTCGGGCTACCAGTTCGAGCGATTTGTAAAATCCTATCCAAGGAGCGATAAAATTCAGGAAGCCAGTTTTTTGGGTGCCAAAAGCTATTATCATCTTTCACCTAGATATTCGTTGGACCAAACGGAAACCGACAAGGCACTGTTAAAGCTTCAGACCTTTATCAACAACTATTCAGAATCCGAATATTTTGAAGAGGCCAATGCGATGGCGCGGGAGCTTACCACGAAAAAGGAAAAGAAAGAAATTGAGATTGCAAAGCAATTCAACAAATTGGGAGAGTTCAATCTGCCCGTTTTGATTTCGGCCATTACGGCCTTCGATAATTTCATTACCGATAACCCTGGTTCGGTATATAGGGAAGAAGCCCTTTACTACCGAATCGAAGCCACCACACGATTGGCGGTCAACAGTACAGAAGACAAGAAAAAAGAGCGATTGGAAGAAGCTCTTGACTCGTATAACAATTTATTGCGTTATTTCCCTGAGACGAAGTTCAAGCAAGAAGCAGATAAACTTGCCGAGACCATTCAGCAGGAATTGAGCGCATACACAACTTCCTTATCCAAATAA